The nucleotide sequence CGCACGCATGCGCCGGAAGTGCGACTCAGGGCCCATTATGCGTATCGAGTGTGTTTCGTGGACCACGGCGCGACGTAATCTCGCGTTGCCGCATGCAATGCGCCGGGACGCCAGGTGCCGGCGGTTTCGTCTCTTCGGAACGCCGCCGCCGACTCTCCTCCGATGCCTGCGCATAGCAAGCCTACGTATGGCAACCCAGTATTACGCGTCTCGCTGTCCTGCGCGCCCGATGACCGGGCATACTCCCGCCTGGCGCCATGCCTGCGTGCGCGCCCTACCCACCCGCCAGGACGCGAAATGGGCCATGCGGCGATATGCGCTTACACGGGATCGATTCCCGACCCTATCACCAGCGCCTACCCTTTAGGCGATGGATACCGCTTCTACTCGCCGGCATTGATGCGCTTTACCGCGCCGGACGCGGACAGCCCTTTCGGCCTCGGCGGCTTGAACAGCTATGGCTACTGCATGGGGAACCCGGTTACTGGCGCCGATCCGACGGGCCATGTGCCGATGTTTCGCCCGGAGGACATGATCGAAGGCCTGGACGTCCTGGCCGCGGCCGCGGCGGCGGAGTTCCGGCCCGGACAACTGCATGCCGCCGACCTGGAACACCACCTTGGCGAACTGCCCGTACTGGATGCGGACACCGTGGACCAGGTGCTCGGCACCGCGGATGCCGGGCCGGGGCCCGTGGCAAGGCGCCATACGCCCTCGCCCGCGATGGCCGCCGCGCCGGCCCTGCCCGGACCCATGCTGCGCATCGCAGGAGGGCACCCGCTACCGATAAGCCTGCGCCAATTGCCCAGCACCCCCGAGGGGTTCGTGGAGCTTTTCAACCAGGCACATCGGGCGGGTCAGCTGACGTTCAACCCCGACGGCCAGGCCATGTCGCGCGCGCTTCTAAGCTGGCAGCCCCGCATCGTATTGATGGGCCGGGAGCTCGGCCGCAACGACAGGCCCCTGGCCACGTTCCTCAAGCACTATGGCGCGTCGAGCTTCGACTGGTCCACGCGCGGCCCGTGGGCCGAGGATGCGCCCTACACAATCATGCTTCCCTATGAGATACAAGTCCCGCGCGCCCTGGATATCGCACTAGGCGTGGGGAAGAACCCCGACCGCTACACCCCTATCCTGATTCCAACGGCCAGGTTCGCCGCATCAAAACGGTCGATACAACGCCTTTACGGCGCGGCGTTCGCCGACGCTGCCAAGCGGTTGGGCATAAAGGGCCGTTACTCGCCCACGACCTACGTCGTCGAGATCCACTTCTGAGCCTGTCCAGCCGGCCGGGTGCGAATACGTGCGGCCTTGGCGGCCCGCCTCGCGACACCCCAAGGCCTACGTATGGCAACCCAGTATTACGCGTCTCGCTGTCCTGGGGCGCCCGATGACCGGGCATACTAGCGCCTGGCGCCATGCCTGCGTGCGCGCCCTACCCACCCGCCAGGACGTGACATGGGCCATGCGGCGATATGCGCTTACACGGGATCGATTCCCGACCCTATCACCAGCGCCTACCCTTTAGGCGATGGGTACCGCTTCTACTCGCCGGCATTGATGCGCTTTACCGTGCCGGACACGGACAGCCCTTTCGGCCTCGGCGGCTTGAACAGCTATGGCTACTGCCTGGGGAACCCGGTTACCGGCGCCGATCCGACGGGCCATGTGCCGATGTTTCGCCCGGAGGACATGATCGAAGGCCTGGACGTCCTGGCCGCGGCCGCGGCGGCGGAGTTCCGGCCCGGACAACTGCATGCCGCCGACCTGGAACACCACCTTGGCGAACTGCCCGTACTGGATGCGGACACCGTGGACCAGGTGCTCGGCACCGCGGATGCCGGGCCGGAGCCCGTGGCAAGGCGCCATACGCCCTCGCCCGCGATGGCCGCCGCGCCGGCCCTGCCCGGACCCATGCTGCGCATCGCAGGAGGGCAC is from Bordetella bronchialis and encodes:
- a CDS encoding RHS repeat-associated core domain-containing protein translates to MGHAAICAYTGSIPDPITSAYPLGDGYRFYSPALMRFTAPDADSPFGLGGLNSYGYCMGNPVTGADPTGHVPMFRPEDMIEGLDVLAAAAAAEFRPGQLHAADLEHHLGELPVLDADTVDQVLGTADAGPGPVARRHTPSPAMAAAPALPGPMLRIAGGHPLPISLRQLPSTPEGFVELFNQAHRAGQLTFNPDGQAMSRALLSWQPRIVLMGRELGRNDRPLATFLKHYGASSFDWSTRGPWAEDAPYTIMLPYEIQVPRALDIALGVGKNPDRYTPILIPTARFAASKRSIQRLYGAAFADAAKRLGIKGRYSPTTYVVEIHF